From Triticum urartu cultivar G1812 chromosome 2, Tu2.1, whole genome shotgun sequence, a single genomic window includes:
- the LOC125539160 gene encoding expansin-A10: MAPPLILLVVFLLPALAAGHQHPSSYGSSALSEWRNAKSSYFAADPGDAIGGACGFGDLGKHGYGMATVGLSTALFERGAACGGCYEVKCVEDLKYCLPGTSIVVTATNFCPPNYGFPADAGGVCNPPNHHFLLPIQAFEKIALWKAGVMPIQYRRVKCLREGGVRFSVSGKSFFFTVLISNVGGAGDVRSVKIKGTESGWLDMGRNWGQIWHINLDLTGQPVSFELTSSDGTTMTNFNVVPKDWEFGKTYTGKQFLL; encoded by the exons ATGGCTCCCCCGCTCATCCTCctcgtcgtcttcctcctcccgGCCCTCGCCGCCGGCCACCAGCACCCCTCCTCCTACGGCTCCTCCGCCCTATCCGAATGGCGCAACGCCAAGTCCTCCTACTTCGCCGCCGACCCCGGGGACGCCATCG GTGGCGCGTGCGGGTTCGGGGATCTGGGGAAGCACGGGTACGGGATGGCAACGGTGGGGCTGAGCACGGCGCTGTTCGAGCGCGGCGCCGCCTGCGGGGGCTGCTACGAGGTCAAGTGCGTGGAGGACCTCAAGTACTGCCTCCCCGGCACCTCCATCGTCGTCACCGCCACCAACTTCTGCCCGCCCAACTACGGATTCCCCGCCGACGCCGGCGGCGTCTGCAACCCGCCCAACCACCATTTCCTCCTCCCCATCCAGGCATTCGAGAAGATTGCGCTCTGGAAGGCCGGCGTCATGCCCATCCAGTACCGCCG CGTCAAGTGCCTTCGTGAAGGCGGCGTGCGGTTCTCGGTCTCCGGGAAGAGCTTCTTCTTCACAGTCCTAATCAGCAATGTCGGTGGCGCTGGCGATGTCAGATCAGTGAAGATCAAAGGAACAGAGTCTGGCTGGCTCGATATGGGCCGCAACTGGGGCCAGATATGGCACATCAACTTAGATCTCACAGGGCAGCCGGTGTCCTTTGAGCTCACCTCGAGTGACGGCACGACGATGACCAATTTTAACGTTGTGCCCAAGGATTGGGAGTTTGGCAAAACATACACCGGCAAGCAATTCCTGCTCTAG
- the LOC125539161 gene encoding histone H4 → MSGRGKGGKGLGKGGAKRHRKVLRDNIQGITKPAIRRLARRGGVKRISGLIYEETRGVLKIFLENVIRDAVTYTEHARRKTVTAMDVVYALKRQGRTLYGFGG, encoded by the coding sequence ATGTCGGGGCGCGGCAAGGGCGGCAAGGGGCTGGGGAAGGGCGGCGCCAAGCGCCACCGGAAGGTGCTCCGCGACAACATCCAgggcatcaccaagccggcgatCCGGAGGCTGGCCAGGAGGGGCGGCGTGAAGCGCATCTCGGGGCTCATCTACGAGGAGACCCGCGGCGTGCTCAAGATCTTCCTCGAGAACGTCATCCGCGACGCCGTCACCTACACCGAGCACGCTCGCCGCAAGACCGTCACCGCCATGGACGTCGTCTACGCGCTCAAGCGCCAGGGCCGCACCCTCTACGGCTTCGGCGGCTAG